The following coding sequences are from one Halobacteria archaeon AArc-dxtr1 window:
- a CDS encoding NAD-dependent epimerase/dehydratase family protein, translating into MTAFEPTDQRILVTGGAGFIGSHLVDRLCDRNEVLVLDALTTGDPATVPDAATLIDGDIRDGATVDEAIAGVDLVFHEAALVSVDRSIEAPVESHEINARATLDLLQAARREGARVVLASSAAIYGQPDDVPIPESAPAEPASPYGLDKLATDHYARQFHDLYDLETVALRYFNVYGPGQMPGDYSGVISIFIEQALTGEPITVHGDGEQTRDFVFIDDIVQANLRAATTDAVGEAYNVATGEAISIRELAELIQELTDTESDIVHTDARTGDIDHSRGEISKATAALEYEPTVSLRDGLAQTVEWYRETQLSSE; encoded by the coding sequence ATGACGGCGTTCGAACCCACGGATCAGCGCATTCTCGTCACCGGCGGCGCTGGCTTCATCGGCTCGCATCTCGTCGACCGGCTCTGTGATCGCAACGAGGTGCTCGTCCTCGACGCACTGACGACCGGCGACCCCGCGACCGTCCCCGACGCGGCGACCCTGATCGACGGAGACATTCGCGACGGGGCAACCGTCGACGAGGCGATTGCGGGGGTCGACCTCGTCTTTCACGAGGCCGCCCTGGTCAGCGTCGACCGATCGATCGAAGCCCCCGTCGAGAGCCACGAGATCAACGCGCGGGCGACTCTCGACCTGCTCCAGGCGGCCCGCCGGGAGGGCGCTCGCGTCGTGCTCGCCTCGAGTGCCGCCATCTACGGCCAGCCCGACGACGTTCCCATCCCCGAATCCGCCCCGGCCGAGCCGGCCTCACCGTACGGTCTCGACAAGCTGGCCACCGATCACTACGCCCGGCAGTTTCACGACCTCTACGATCTCGAGACCGTCGCGTTGCGATACTTCAACGTCTACGGTCCCGGGCAGATGCCGGGCGACTACAGCGGCGTGATCAGCATCTTCATCGAGCAAGCGCTCACTGGCGAGCCGATCACCGTCCACGGCGACGGCGAGCAGACGCGTGATTTCGTCTTCATCGACGATATCGTCCAGGCGAACCTCCGGGCGGCGACGACGGACGCCGTGGGTGAGGCGTACAACGTCGCCACCGGTGAGGCGATCTCGATTCGCGAACTGGCCGAACTCATTCAGGAGCTCACGGACACGGAGTCGGACATCGTCCACACGGACGCCCGGACGGGCGACATCGACCACTCGAGGGGCGAGATCTCGAAGGCGACCGCCGCCCTCGAGTACGAGCCGACAGTCTCGTTACGAGACGGCCTCGCACAGACAGTCGAGTGGTATCGGGAAACGCAGCTCTCGAGTGAGTGA
- the glmS gene encoding glutamine--fructose-6-phosphate transaminase (isomerizing), with the protein MCGIIGFVGEDDADALDVLLTGLSGLEYRGYDSAGVALADDALAVHKRAGDVSSLEDALAERPAGGEPVGIGHTRWSTHGPPSDTNAHPHTDADGRVAVVHNGIVENYEPLRAELRADGVAFESETDTEVIPHLIARELEAGREREAAFRAAIERLEGSYAVAAVFADAETVYAARHESPLVLGLGERGHFLASDVPAFIEYTDRVIYLEDGEFATLSADRIRITDADGAVVESAIETIEWDAEDAGKSGYDHYMRKEIEEQPAAIRECLRGRLNELTGRVELDELSVAAGAPPVTLVACGTSYHAAMFGASLLNRWGTPARAVLASEFRAETAPLTDDSLVIGVTQSGETADTMRALREANRAGATTLAVTNVVGSSAARECDEVCYIRAGPEIGVAATKTFASQQTALTMVAAQLTDHRSRELIKSLRSIPDGIQQVLDDPAARAVAREYADAEAYFFIGRGLHYPVALEGALKLKEISYNHAEGFAAGELKHGPLALVGPETPVFALVTGDGEQANKTIGNVKEVEARGVPIVAVTDGRSDIDRYADHVLTVPELEGVASAVVANVQLQLVSYWIANELGRSIDKPRHLAKSVTVQ; encoded by the coding sequence ATGTGTGGGATCATCGGCTTCGTCGGCGAGGACGACGCCGACGCCCTGGACGTGCTGCTGACCGGCCTGTCGGGGCTCGAGTATCGGGGCTACGACTCCGCCGGCGTCGCGCTCGCCGACGACGCCCTCGCGGTCCACAAGCGCGCGGGCGACGTCTCCTCGCTCGAAGACGCCCTCGCCGAGCGCCCGGCCGGCGGCGAACCCGTCGGCATCGGGCACACCCGCTGGAGCACCCACGGGCCGCCCTCGGATACGAACGCCCACCCGCATACGGACGCCGACGGGCGCGTCGCGGTCGTCCACAACGGGATCGTCGAGAACTACGAGCCCCTGCGGGCGGAGCTGCGCGCCGACGGCGTCGCCTTCGAGAGCGAGACCGACACCGAAGTGATCCCCCACCTCATCGCCCGGGAGCTCGAGGCCGGCCGCGAGCGCGAGGCCGCCTTCCGCGCGGCGATCGAGCGCCTCGAGGGGAGTTACGCGGTCGCTGCCGTCTTCGCCGACGCCGAGACCGTCTACGCGGCCCGCCACGAGTCACCGCTGGTCCTCGGCCTCGGCGAGCGCGGCCACTTCCTCGCCAGCGACGTCCCCGCCTTTATCGAGTACACCGATCGGGTGATCTACCTCGAGGACGGCGAGTTCGCGACGCTGTCGGCCGACCGTATCCGGATCACCGACGCCGACGGCGCGGTCGTCGAGAGCGCGATCGAGACGATCGAGTGGGACGCCGAAGACGCCGGCAAGAGCGGCTACGACCACTACATGCGCAAGGAGATCGAAGAACAGCCCGCCGCGATCCGGGAGTGTCTGCGCGGCCGGCTCAACGAGCTCACCGGCCGGGTCGAACTCGACGAACTCTCCGTCGCGGCCGGCGCGCCGCCCGTCACGCTCGTCGCCTGTGGCACCTCCTATCACGCCGCGATGTTCGGGGCGTCCCTGCTCAATCGCTGGGGGACGCCTGCTCGCGCCGTCCTCGCGAGCGAGTTTCGCGCCGAGACGGCGCCCCTGACCGACGACTCGCTGGTCATCGGCGTCACCCAGAGCGGGGAGACCGCCGACACGATGCGGGCGCTCCGGGAGGCCAACCGGGCGGGGGCGACCACGCTGGCCGTCACGAACGTCGTCGGCAGCTCGGCCGCCCGCGAGTGCGACGAGGTCTGTTACATCCGGGCCGGCCCCGAGATCGGCGTCGCCGCGACCAAGACCTTCGCGAGCCAGCAGACCGCCCTCACGATGGTCGCCGCCCAGCTCACAGACCACCGCTCGCGGGAGCTGATCAAGTCCCTGCGCTCGATCCCCGACGGGATCCAGCAGGTGTTAGACGATCCGGCCGCCAGAGCGGTCGCCAGGGAGTACGCCGACGCCGAGGCGTACTTCTTCATCGGCCGCGGCCTCCACTACCCCGTCGCGCTCGAGGGCGCGCTCAAACTCAAGGAAATCTCGTACAACCACGCCGAGGGCTTTGCCGCCGGCGAGTTAAAACACGGCCCGCTGGCGCTCGTCGGCCCCGAGACGCCGGTGTTCGCACTCGTCACCGGCGACGGCGAGCAGGCCAATAAGACGATCGGGAACGTCAAGGAAGTCGAGGCCCGCGGCGTCCCCATCGTCGCCGTCACCGACGGGCGCTCCGATATCGACCGCTACGCCGACCACGTCCTCACCGTCCCCGAACTCGAGGGCGTTGCCAGCGCCGTCGTCGCGAACGTCCAGCTCCAGCTCGTCTCCTACTGGATCGCCAACGAGCTCGGCCGCTCGATCGACAAACCCCGCCATCTCGCGAAAAGCGTTACCGTTCAGTAA
- a CDS encoding type IV pilin produces the protein MRSSRGLTAADRQPASEPAVSPVVGVVVLVVVTVLLAGALAVAMSAVPSEADPPTATFGVSVDANADQFVFEHRGGDAVDVASLSVEVTVDGEALRYQPPVPFFSAQGFESGPTGPFNPSGSTEWSAGAHAGFSLAGTNAPRIEPGDRVTVAFVVDGHRIAELVATA, from the coding sequence GTGCGCTCCTCTCGCGGGTTAACTGCTGCAGATCGGCAGCCAGCGTCGGAACCGGCGGTCAGTCCGGTCGTTGGCGTCGTCGTACTCGTGGTGGTGACCGTCCTGCTGGCAGGCGCCCTCGCCGTCGCCATGAGCGCCGTCCCCTCGGAGGCGGATCCGCCGACGGCGACGTTCGGGGTGTCGGTCGACGCCAACGCCGATCAATTCGTGTTCGAGCACCGCGGTGGCGACGCCGTCGACGTGGCGTCACTCTCGGTAGAGGTCACTGTCGATGGTGAGGCACTTCGCTACCAGCCCCCAGTTCCGTTCTTTTCAGCACAGGGGTTCGAGAGCGGCCCAACGGGACCGTTCAATCCCTCAGGGAGCACGGAGTGGTCGGCGGGGGCGCATGCGGGATTTAGTCTGGCCGGGACGAACGCACCCCGGATAGAGCCAGGCGATCGGGTGACTGTCGCGTTCGTCGTCGACGGACACCGCATCGCGGAGTTGGTGGCGACTGCGTGA
- a CDS encoding PGF-CTERM sorting domain-containing protein, which yields MTRNETSYREKGRALFLAAMMVLSVVAMSAAFAGGAAAAVNDDGVGEVEWDGLGDQDELVQGQELTVTELPQVENASAFQADIVEGAPSNPGETIGDVSTDGDTLTLEAEDTAPIVSDGDDEQRVHLELISDEGTKTSSSFVWSAQEVSFDFEPSNFVEGDDGLEDVELNFTDDNRGGEVTVDISSDDLDDDTVASFFDGTTHDVAEGENISADFSEAPAGEHEFDIEVQDTGASDTATINIQQDLDGDIEFGDIEDTPTGDEMQIPIYFDEPAAYAGEEIGFTVVSQDDDETYEVAVALELDGDFDDEQVYIDFNSYNAGQEDVEDVFTTDNEDVDVSADDEIDQTEFEEDDERLDAIAFTFSLYEEGASDDIDWNNRVSSEVATLQDRTTGDADVSIAPNYQDIEGLEGVDDLSYEDLQTLLDASTDDDTLAEGDTVIVEQDVNGVFGYAFDDGNLTDDVGVEFLAELDDDTYLDDEDFTVVPVPDEETVYFVYEVGDDHGEWDTEFNVTEENDYIPSSDDDEDDNSEVATTSYEVTERTADLDLVETPYQIVNSEDGVITGTTTAAPGSQIDFEVQKSGVFLTEETVTVQDDRTFQFQDPENFADRDEGDEVSITFGAEDTGIEEETVEGIFSDTPESESDTVLESLADLLGVDVTDWYPSNDFLVQINELEDDLNDETSTDVENGSILSNLADLQSDYEAAQDEIADLESEIADLESEIADLEDDYEDAQDEISDLESQIESLEDDLADAEDERDAALSDLADAESEIADLESEIADLEDENADNEEQIADLESDLADAEDERDAALADLADAEDEIADLQSDYEAAQDEIADLESEISDLEGQIADLEDDLATAEDERDAAQDEVADLEGQVADLEDDLATAEEERDDAQDERDAAQSDLDDLNDEADQAGFDSVSAAIDAATSDDDDDDDDDDDDETPGFGIAVALTALLGAAMLALRRQN from the coding sequence ATGACACGAAACGAAACCTCATATCGCGAAAAGGGACGTGCGTTGTTCCTCGCTGCGATGATGGTTCTTTCCGTCGTTGCCATGTCCGCTGCGTTTGCGGGCGGGGCAGCGGCTGCGGTTAACGACGATGGTGTCGGCGAGGTCGAATGGGATGGCCTCGGCGACCAAGATGAATTGGTTCAAGGACAAGAGCTGACTGTAACGGAACTCCCTCAGGTTGAGAACGCAAGTGCGTTCCAGGCCGATATCGTTGAGGGGGCACCGTCTAACCCAGGCGAGACCATCGGCGACGTTAGCACTGATGGTGACACCCTGACCCTCGAAGCAGAGGATACTGCTCCGATCGTTTCAGACGGTGACGATGAACAGCGAGTTCATCTTGAACTGATCAGTGACGAAGGTACGAAAACCTCGAGCAGTTTCGTCTGGAGCGCTCAGGAGGTTAGCTTCGACTTCGAACCCTCTAACTTCGTTGAGGGTGACGACGGTCTCGAAGATGTCGAACTGAACTTCACGGACGACAACCGTGGCGGTGAGGTCACTGTCGACATCAGCAGTGATGACCTCGACGACGACACCGTCGCGAGCTTCTTCGACGGCACCACGCACGATGTCGCCGAAGGTGAGAACATCAGCGCTGACTTCTCCGAGGCACCCGCTGGTGAGCACGAATTCGATATCGAGGTCCAGGACACTGGCGCCTCCGACACTGCAACGATCAACATCCAGCAGGATCTCGATGGTGACATCGAGTTCGGTGACATCGAAGACACCCCAACGGGTGACGAGATGCAGATCCCGATCTACTTCGACGAGCCGGCAGCCTACGCCGGTGAAGAGATCGGCTTCACCGTTGTCAGCCAGGACGATGACGAGACCTACGAGGTTGCTGTCGCACTCGAACTTGACGGCGACTTCGACGACGAGCAGGTCTACATCGACTTCAACTCCTACAACGCCGGTCAGGAAGACGTCGAAGACGTCTTCACGACCGACAATGAGGATGTCGACGTCTCCGCTGACGACGAGATCGATCAGACGGAATTCGAAGAGGATGACGAACGCCTCGACGCAATCGCGTTCACCTTCTCGCTCTACGAGGAGGGCGCTAGCGACGACATCGACTGGAACAACCGCGTCAGCTCCGAAGTCGCCACGCTTCAGGACCGCACGACCGGTGACGCCGATGTCTCGATCGCACCAAACTACCAGGACATCGAGGGCCTTGAGGGCGTTGACGACCTCTCCTACGAGGACCTTCAGACGCTCCTCGACGCCTCGACTGATGATGACACGCTCGCAGAGGGCGACACGGTCATCGTCGAGCAGGACGTCAACGGTGTCTTCGGCTACGCCTTCGACGACGGAAACCTCACCGACGATGTCGGCGTTGAGTTCCTCGCCGAGCTTGACGACGACACCTACCTCGACGACGAGGACTTCACCGTCGTCCCTGTCCCTGACGAAGAGACAGTCTACTTCGTCTACGAGGTCGGTGACGACCACGGTGAATGGGACACTGAGTTCAACGTCACCGAAGAGAACGACTACATCCCATCGTCTGACGACGACGAGGACGACAACTCCGAAGTCGCTACGACCAGCTACGAAGTGACGGAGCGGACGGCTGACCTCGACCTCGTCGAGACGCCGTACCAGATCGTCAACTCCGAAGACGGTGTCATCACCGGCACCACCACCGCTGCCCCCGGCAGCCAGATTGACTTCGAAGTGCAGAAGTCCGGTGTCTTCCTGACTGAGGAGACGGTCACCGTCCAGGATGACCGCACCTTCCAGTTCCAGGACCCAGAGAACTTCGCGGACCGCGACGAGGGTGACGAAGTGAGCATCACGTTCGGTGCCGAGGACACTGGCATCGAAGAGGAGACCGTTGAGGGTATCTTCTCGGACACCCCCGAATCTGAGTCCGACACCGTCCTCGAGTCCCTCGCCGACCTGCTCGGTGTGGACGTCACGGACTGGTACCCAAGCAACGACTTCCTCGTGCAAATTAACGAGCTCGAGGACGATCTCAATGACGAAACATCTACGGATGTTGAGAACGGCTCCATCCTGAGCAACCTCGCGGACCTCCAGTCCGACTACGAGGCTGCACAGGACGAGATCGCTGACCTCGAGTCTGAGATCGCGGACCTCGAGTCCGAGATCGCTGACCTCGAGGACGACTACGAGGACGCACAGGACGAGATCTCCGACCTCGAGAGCCAGATCGAGTCCCTTGAGGACGACCTCGCGGACGCTGAGGATGAGCGCGACGCTGCGCTCTCGGACCTCGCCGACGCTGAGTCCGAGATCGCGGACCTCGAGTCCGAGATCGCTGACCTCGAGGACGAGAACGCTGACAACGAAGAGCAGATCGCTGACCTCGAGTCCGACCTCGCCGACGCTGAGGACGAGCGCGACGCCGCGCTCGCCGACCTCGCCGACGCTGAGGACGAGATCGCTGACCTGCAGTCCGACTACGAGGCTGCACAGGACGAGATCGCGGACCTCGAGTCTGAGATCTCCGACCTCGAAGGCCAGATCGCTGACCTCGAGGACGACCTCGCAACGGCTGAGGACGAGCGTGACGCTGCGCAGGACGAGGTTGCTGACCTCGAAGGCCAGGTCGCTGACCTCGAGGACGACCTCGCAACTGCCGAGGAAGAGCGTGACGACGCACAGGACGAGCGTGACGCTGCGCAGTCCGACCTTGACGACCTCAACGACGAAGCCGACCAGGCTGGCTTCGACAGCGTCTCTGCCGCAATCGACGCCGCCACGTCTGACGACGACGATGACGATGACGACGACGATGACGACGAGACGCCCGGCTTCGGCATCGCCGTCGCACTGACCGCGCTGCTGGGCGCCGCGATGCTGGCCCTGCGCCGTCAGAACTAA
- a CDS encoding ROK family protein yields MDAVATFGIGSTNFRGAVATPAGEFLTDVHVEPTRPQALQTQLCEAVATLRAQAPVDAVAITLPGLVDPDAGVVREFDTPTGEVLDALDLRRPLVDRFDVPVFVANDCSASALGEWHFGARDEYETLAHLTFGTGIGGGVVEDGRLLRGESGQAGEFGLLPVAMETGLASTGVTGAWEACCSGRGIPQYVTHRFRDADARPETTLAAAIEDGTLSAPDVFAAADDGDGFAQTCLDRIDRYNAAGIGALCNAYEPGRITLGGGVLLGNAERVLAGIEAHLDEFCFVDRPSICRTPLGDDIGLYGALGVARERTAEEVSLAAARPVAETDD; encoded by the coding sequence ATGGACGCCGTTGCCACGTTCGGCATTGGCAGCACGAATTTCCGAGGGGCAGTCGCGACGCCCGCCGGCGAATTCCTGACTGACGTGCACGTCGAACCCACACGGCCACAGGCCCTCCAGACACAACTGTGCGAGGCGGTCGCCACGCTGCGGGCGCAGGCGCCCGTCGACGCCGTCGCGATCACCCTCCCCGGATTGGTGGATCCGGACGCGGGGGTCGTCCGCGAGTTCGATACGCCGACGGGCGAGGTCCTCGACGCCCTCGACTTGCGACGGCCGCTTGTCGACCGGTTCGATGTCCCCGTCTTCGTCGCAAACGACTGCTCGGCGTCAGCGCTTGGCGAGTGGCACTTCGGTGCCCGCGACGAGTACGAGACGCTCGCCCATCTCACGTTCGGGACGGGCATCGGTGGTGGGGTCGTCGAGGACGGGCGATTGCTGCGGGGTGAGTCGGGACAGGCCGGCGAGTTTGGCTTGTTGCCCGTGGCGATGGAGACCGGCCTCGCAAGTACGGGCGTGACGGGCGCCTGGGAGGCGTGCTGCTCGGGCCGGGGGATTCCCCAGTACGTCACCCACCGGTTTCGGGACGCCGACGCGCGTCCGGAGACCACGCTCGCCGCGGCGATCGAAGACGGGACGCTGTCGGCCCCCGACGTCTTCGCGGCCGCCGACGACGGTGACGGCTTCGCCCAGACGTGTCTCGACCGGATCGATCGGTACAACGCGGCCGGCATTGGGGCGCTGTGTAACGCCTACGAGCCGGGGCGGATCACCCTCGGCGGCGGCGTTCTTCTGGGCAATGCCGAGCGCGTGCTGGCGGGCATCGAGGCCCATCTCGACGAGTTTTGTTTCGTCGACCGCCCGTCGATCTGCCGGACGCCGCTGGGTGATGATATCGGGCTCTACGGCGCCCTCGGCGTCGCCCGCGAGCGCACCGCCGAGGAGGTCTCGCTGGCAGCCGCCCGGCCGGTCGCCGAGACAGACGACTGA
- a CDS encoding PKD domain-containing protein has protein sequence MRNRALLLSLVLVLALCGGVVTAGAGPSDGTAQATSGQELHTVSAPETLTASNPGTLTASNPGTLTASNPGTLTASGQEAPTLLSSPTTADSSATNADSLPEEQIAVSYTFDVDGEDPLTGSVTVEIPDAYQDRDGEFQIETFGLQVTSTEGFDGGGSTYTWDGETDEAVLSFETDVTRAIHFDGYDAYHAEDWALGLFGIDASYVEDGQAYDDAIVESTAPGTPEATVGAWMTFVGAHDTTAIDTGGQTVTLVVPEGSERDDHDELVAAIEDGGHDLRVGARSAEVVAIAAPDPIREGGLAYLHGDFWTHESAPIHTWLHEYVHARQGYQTAESAAWLTEAEAEFYPNLMFLEHDHPIDVPGTEFEEFQRVLGYDEDVDDPTNYEDVTLTDPETWEGTLADYRKGALVLAALDAEIRAATDGERTYADVTREFNAHDGVVDHDVFVETVEAVAGEPMDAFVDRYITGEEIPDPPTDPDAYGTWDEFDVSLAATLGEVAVSPGEDVTVPVSVTNDGTDPAVGVEATADVPDGWSVVDADGGTVSEGTVTWTEGELAPGDSIDGSITLLAPADADGIDDLELQVTDADENHVQTGVEGDTVTPPEAAIDAPAVAVAGEEVTIDAGENGADGAIERYEWDLTGDGAIDEETTEPTVPTAFETPDEREVSVTVVDEHGFADTATAEVLITDVPTVSIDGPTTPVADEPVALEAIVENEIGATTVTWELPDGSEVDGDQLEHTFEPGTHQISVTVTDEHGAEATATHELTAVEAPDIEIDAPETAVADEPIAIGAVVDADGVYTVEWQLPDGTQATGATVDHTFDAGTHVITAVVTDEYGAEAFSEHEITVEADETTDDADADVGDDTADSSDQSEDEAADGAVNEEPTETGDDWLADATPGYSVASALAALALAALVVVRNQG, from the coding sequence ATGCGTAACCGGGCGTTACTTCTGAGTTTGGTTCTCGTACTCGCCCTCTGTGGCGGTGTGGTGACCGCCGGAGCCGGGCCGAGCGACGGGACGGCCCAGGCCACGTCCGGGCAAGAGCTACACACGGTGTCGGCGCCGGAGACACTCACGGCGTCCAATCCGGGAACACTCACAGCGTCCAATCCGGGAACACTCACAGCGTCCAATCCGGGAACACTCACAGCGTCCGGGCAGGAAGCGCCGACGCTGCTCTCATCGCCGACGACCGCCGACTCGTCGGCGACCAACGCGGATTCGCTCCCCGAGGAGCAGATCGCGGTGAGCTACACGTTCGACGTCGACGGCGAGGATCCACTGACGGGATCGGTCACCGTCGAGATTCCCGACGCGTATCAGGACCGGGATGGCGAGTTCCAAATCGAGACGTTCGGTCTACAAGTGACGTCCACCGAAGGATTCGACGGAGGCGGCAGCACGTACACCTGGGACGGAGAGACCGACGAGGCAGTGCTCTCGTTCGAAACCGACGTGACCAGAGCCATCCACTTCGACGGCTACGACGCCTACCACGCCGAGGACTGGGCGCTGGGGCTGTTCGGAATCGACGCGAGCTACGTCGAGGACGGACAGGCGTACGACGACGCCATCGTCGAATCCACCGCACCCGGCACACCCGAGGCCACCGTGGGAGCGTGGATGACCTTCGTCGGCGCCCACGACACCACGGCGATCGACACCGGCGGGCAGACGGTCACGCTGGTCGTCCCCGAGGGAAGCGAACGCGACGACCACGACGAGCTCGTCGCAGCCATCGAAGATGGCGGACACGATCTCCGCGTCGGCGCGAGATCGGCCGAAGTCGTCGCGATTGCGGCACCGGATCCGATCCGCGAGGGCGGACTGGCGTACTTACACGGCGACTTCTGGACCCACGAGAGTGCGCCGATCCACACCTGGCTCCACGAGTACGTCCACGCCCGCCAGGGGTACCAGACGGCCGAGTCGGCGGCGTGGCTCACCGAGGCCGAGGCGGAGTTCTATCCGAACCTCATGTTCCTCGAGCACGACCACCCGATCGACGTGCCGGGCACCGAATTCGAGGAGTTCCAGCGCGTGCTCGGCTACGACGAGGACGTCGACGATCCGACCAACTACGAGGACGTCACGCTCACGGATCCAGAGACGTGGGAGGGGACGCTGGCCGACTACCGGAAGGGCGCGCTCGTCCTAGCCGCCCTCGACGCCGAGATCCGCGCGGCGACCGACGGCGAGCGAACCTACGCGGACGTCACGCGCGAGTTCAACGCCCACGATGGAGTCGTCGACCACGACGTGTTCGTCGAGACGGTCGAGGCCGTCGCCGGCGAACCGATGGACGCGTTCGTCGACCGATACATTACGGGCGAGGAGATCCCCGACCCACCGACCGATCCGGACGCGTACGGTACCTGGGACGAGTTTGACGTCTCCCTGGCGGCGACGCTGGGTGAGGTAGCGGTCAGTCCCGGCGAGGACGTCACCGTCCCCGTCAGCGTCACGAACGACGGGACCGATCCAGCTGTCGGCGTCGAGGCGACGGCAGACGTTCCCGACGGCTGGAGCGTCGTCGACGCCGACGGCGGGACCGTCTCGGAGGGAACCGTCACCTGGACCGAGGGCGAACTCGCCCCCGGCGACTCGATCGACGGCTCGATCACGCTGCTCGCACCGGCGGACGCAGACGGGATCGACGACCTGGAACTGCAGGTGACCGACGCCGACGAAAACCACGTGCAGACGGGCGTCGAGGGCGACACAGTTACCCCGCCGGAGGCCGCGATCGACGCACCCGCAGTTGCGGTCGCCGGCGAGGAGGTGACGATAGATGCAGGCGAAAACGGAGCCGACGGCGCGATCGAGCGCTACGAGTGGGACCTCACCGGCGACGGCGCGATCGACGAGGAGACGACCGAGCCGACCGTCCCCACCGCGTTCGAAACGCCCGACGAGCGCGAGGTGTCGGTGACTGTCGTCGACGAACACGGCTTCGCCGACACCGCGACCGCCGAGGTGCTGATCACCGACGTGCCGACCGTCTCGATCGACGGGCCGACGACGCCGGTGGCCGACGAACCGGTCGCACTCGAAGCGATCGTCGAGAACGAGATCGGCGCCACAACGGTCACCTGGGAGCTACCCGACGGAAGCGAGGTCGACGGCGACCAACTCGAGCACACGTTCGAACCCGGCACCCACCAGATTTCGGTGACCGTCACCGACGAGCACGGCGCCGAGGCGACCGCGACTCACGAGCTAACCGCGGTCGAGGCACCTGACATCGAGATCGACGCCCCGGAGACCGCGGTCGCCGACGAGCCGATCGCGATCGGGGCGGTCGTCGACGCCGACGGCGTGTACACCGTCGAGTGGCAGCTCCCAGATGGCACGCAAGCGACGGGCGCGACGGTCGACCACACGTTCGACGCCGGCACGCACGTCATCACCGCGGTCGTCACCGACGAGTACGGCGCCGAGGCGTTCTCCGAACACGAGATCACAGTCGAAGCCGACGAGACCACAGACGACGCGGACGCAGACGTCGGTGACGACACTGCCGATTCGAGCGATCAGAGTGAAGACGAGGCTGCAGATGGCGCGGTCAACGAGGAGCCGACCGAGACGGGAGACGACTGGCTGGCGGATGCGACGCCGGGTTATAGCGTCGCGAGCGCGCTCGCGGCGCTCGCCCTCGCTGCGCTGGTGGTCGTTCGAAACCAGGGGTAA